The Paracoccus seriniphilus genome includes a window with the following:
- a CDS encoding sarcosine oxidase subunit delta has translation MIVINCPYCGQDRHEEELTYGGEAEIIRPVDPTTVSDETWTDYLYFRNNPKGIHHEQWCCSAGCGQWFKVARDTVSHAVLEVVTFDKRLSA, from the coding sequence ATGATCGTAATCAACTGCCCCTATTGTGGCCAGGATCGGCATGAAGAAGAGCTGACCTATGGCGGCGAGGCCGAAATCATCCGCCCCGTGGACCCGACCACGGTCAGTGACGAAACCTGGACGGACTATCTCTATTTCCGCAACAACCCCAAGGGCATTCACCATGAACAATGGTGCTGCTCGGCGGGCTGCGGGCAATGGTTCAAGGTGGCGCGGGATACGGTCAGCCACGCGGTTCTGGAAGTTGTGACCTTCGACAAGAGGCTGAGCGCATGA
- a CDS encoding 2Fe-2S iron-sulfur cluster-binding protein — MSGYRLTSGGRIDRSRPLNFTFDGRAMQGFAGDTLASAMLANGVGTLGRSFKYHRPRGIYAAGIEDPNAMLEVIDGHGREPALRAGQVQLVEGLQARSVTGWPSPQFDLASLATRLASPFMTAGFYYKTLKWPNWSWYEEAIRKAAGFGAPDGSVDARGREYRHASCDVLVIGAGPAGLAALRSLQGSGREVVLVDHAPVAGGALRWEDARIDGQDGMAWADKVVADCRADGGNVLLNTFVTGAYEGNFFTLIESFVDGAGLRAERIWKLRARQVVMATGSVDRPLVCQNNDRPGVLLSASVRQFIGEYGVAPGERLAVFTNNDSGYLTALRAIQAGMEAPVLIDTRARPSAAHLEAARAGGVQIHLQAQIADIQGGKAVRSLRVIDHAGAEQRISCDALALAGGATPMIHLAAHRGARPVYDEESSSFICTSLPQGWHGAGAATGARELSDVLVQGHAAGQAIAATGRDAPLADVPLGMGEVVPMWQAATGSTKKMFVDLQNDVKASDVQLAARENYVSVEHLKRYTTLGMGTDQGRTSNINGLAIMAAATGREVAKVGTTTFRPPYTATRMGAIAHHRQEDGYAPRRLMPAHGAHVALAAQFEDFGWQRPDWYECNGADREAAVRTEMLAVRNAVGVFDASPLGKVEVVGPDAREFINKFYVSNLATLKPGRIRYSVMCHDDGIIFDDGVVACVDDNFFLAGPTSGNAETVAAWFERWRQTEWPGMAVAIAPVTSNWAAIALAGPKARDLLARLGPDFDISGEAFAHMQFREGSIGGVPARVARVSFTGELQYEIAVPARYGHALMQAALREGADMGATGIGMEAWLRLRLEKGYLHLGADTNGRTTPLDIGMGGVVKKKAADFIGKRALSLPFNALENREELVGLKPVDVPIRIGARILAEGHDQIPCPTIGNVTSVCDSPLAGNIAMALVEGGSKRMGQRVKLYAEGRVSEAEICSPVFVDPKNERLHA; from the coding sequence ATGAGCGGCTATCGTCTGACATCGGGCGGCCGGATCGACCGGTCCCGGCCCCTGAACTTCACCTTTGATGGCCGCGCGATGCAGGGCTTTGCGGGGGACACGCTGGCCTCGGCCATGCTGGCCAATGGCGTCGGCACGCTGGGGCGCAGCTTCAAATATCACCGCCCGCGCGGGATTTATGCCGCCGGGATCGAAGACCCCAACGCCATGCTGGAAGTCATCGACGGTCATGGGCGCGAACCGGCCTTGCGCGCCGGACAGGTGCAACTGGTCGAGGGGTTGCAGGCGCGCTCCGTCACCGGCTGGCCCTCGCCGCAATTCGATCTGGCGTCGCTGGCGACCCGTCTGGCTTCGCCCTTCATGACGGCGGGCTTCTATTACAAGACGCTGAAATGGCCCAACTGGAGCTGGTATGAAGAGGCTATCCGCAAGGCGGCAGGCTTCGGCGCGCCGGATGGTTCGGTCGATGCGCGTGGGCGCGAATACCGCCATGCAAGCTGCGACGTTCTGGTCATCGGGGCCGGTCCTGCCGGTCTGGCGGCCCTGCGCAGCCTGCAAGGCTCGGGTCGCGAGGTGGTTCTGGTCGATCATGCCCCCGTCGCGGGCGGCGCGCTGCGCTGGGAAGATGCCCGCATCGACGGTCAGGACGGCATGGCATGGGCCGACAAGGTCGTGGCGGATTGCAGGGCCGATGGCGGCAATGTGCTGCTGAATACCTTTGTCACCGGTGCCTATGAGGGCAATTTCTTCACCCTGATCGAGAGCTTCGTGGATGGCGCGGGCCTTCGGGCCGAGCGGATCTGGAAATTGCGGGCCCGTCAGGTGGTCATGGCCACGGGTTCCGTCGATCGGCCGCTGGTCTGTCAGAACAATGACCGGCCCGGCGTGCTGCTGTCTGCTTCGGTGCGCCAGTTCATCGGTGAATATGGCGTTGCGCCGGGCGAACGGCTTGCTGTCTTTACCAATAATGACAGCGGCTATCTGACCGCGCTCAGGGCCATCCAGGCCGGGATGGAGGCACCGGTGCTGATCGACACCCGCGCGCGCCCCTCGGCCGCGCATCTTGAGGCCGCACGGGCCGGGGGCGTGCAGATCCATCTTCAGGCGCAGATCGCCGATATTCAGGGCGGCAAGGCTGTCAGATCGCTGCGGGTCATCGATCACGCGGGCGCGGAACAGCGGATATCCTGCGATGCACTGGCGCTGGCCGGCGGGGCGACGCCGATGATCCATCTGGCCGCCCATCGCGGTGCCAGGCCGGTCTATGACGAAGAAAGCTCGTCCTTCATCTGCACCAGCCTGCCACAGGGCTGGCATGGGGCAGGGGCCGCGACCGGAGCGCGGGAGCTGTCGGATGTGCTGGTGCAGGGTCATGCTGCCGGGCAGGCGATTGCCGCGACCGGCCGCGATGCGCCGCTGGCCGATGTGCCTCTGGGCATGGGCGAGGTCGTGCCGATGTGGCAGGCCGCGACGGGCAGCACCAAGAAGATGTTCGTCGATCTGCAAAACGATGTGAAAGCCTCGGACGTGCAGCTTGCGGCGAGGGAAAACTATGTCTCGGTCGAACATCTCAAGCGCTATACCACGCTTGGCATGGGGACGGATCAGGGCCGCACCTCGAACATCAACGGTCTGGCGATCATGGCCGCTGCCACGGGACGCGAGGTCGCCAAGGTCGGCACGACCACCTTCCGCCCGCCCTATACGGCCACGAGGATGGGCGCGATTGCCCATCACCGGCAAGAGGATGGTTACGCGCCGCGCCGCCTGATGCCCGCCCATGGCGCCCATGTCGCACTGGCGGCGCAGTTCGAGGATTTCGGCTGGCAGCGCCCGGATTGGTATGAATGCAACGGCGCAGATCGCGAGGCAGCGGTCAGGACCGAGATGCTGGCCGTGCGCAATGCGGTCGGGGTCTTCGATGCCTCGCCCCTTGGCAAGGTCGAAGTGGTGGGACCGGATGCGCGGGAATTCATCAACAAGTTCTATGTCAGCAATCTGGCGACGCTGAAACCGGGCCGTATCCGCTATTCGGTGATGTGCCATGATGACGGGATCATCTTTGACGATGGCGTTGTCGCCTGCGTCGATGACAATTTCTTCCTGGCCGGTCCGACTTCGGGAAACGCCGAAACGGTGGCGGCCTGGTTCGAGCGCTGGCGTCAGACCGAATGGCCGGGCATGGCCGTGGCCATCGCACCGGTGACATCGAACTGGGCGGCGATTGCGCTGGCGGGCCCCAAGGCGCGCGACCTGCTGGCACGGCTTGGCCCCGATTTCGATATTTCGGGTGAAGCTTTTGCGCATATGCAGTTCCGCGAGGGCAGCATCGGCGGCGTGCCCGCCCGCGTGGCACGGGTCAGCTTTACAGGCGAATTGCAGTACGAGATCGCGGTTCCGGCCCGCTATGGACATGCGCTGATGCAGGCCGCTCTGCGCGAAGGCGCCGATATGGGCGCCACGGGCATCGGCATGGAGGCCTGGCTGCGTCTGCGTCTGGAAAAGGGCTATCTGCATCTGGGGGCCGATACCAATGGCCGCACCACGCCGCTGGATATCGGCATGGGCGGGGTGGTGAAAAAGAAAGCGGCCGATTTCATCGGCAAACGCGCTCTGTCGCTGCCTTTCAATGCCTTGGAGAACCGCGAAGAACTGGTCGGGCTGAAGCCGGTGGATGTGCCGATCAGGATCG